One window of the Rhipicephalus sanguineus isolate Rsan-2018 chromosome 2, BIME_Rsan_1.4, whole genome shotgun sequence genome contains the following:
- the LOC119382862 gene encoding LOW QUALITY PROTEIN: adenylate kinase isoenzyme 6-like (The sequence of the model RefSeq protein was modified relative to this genomic sequence to represent the inferred CDS: deleted 1 base in 1 codon) — translation MARRYVPNILITGTPGTGKTTLACELASRTGMDWLNVGQIARENELYDGFDDKYGCPVLDEDRVVDEMDDKLSQQAGGNIVEYHGCDFFPKRWFDVVFVLRTDNTLLYDRLRARGYAGKKLEENLQCEIFQTILDEAREAYDNGIVFELPSNTPEDMEDNLDRICSWIEQWRSAGQ, via the exons ATGGCACGTCGGTACGTCCCCAACATTCTCATCACCGGCACACCCGGCACGGGCAAGACTACTCTGGCGTGCGAATTGGCGAGTCGCACGGGCATGGACTGGCTGAACGTGGGTCAAATTGCCCGAGAAAACGAGCTCTACGACGGCTTCGACGACAAATACGGCTGCCCCGTACTCGACGAAGACCGCGTAGTGGACGAGATGGACGACAAGCTCTCGCAACAGGCTGGCGGCAACATCGTCGAATACCACGGCTGCGACTTCTTCCCCAAGCGCTGGTTCGACGTGGTCTTCGTGCTGCGCACTGATAACACGCTCCTCTACGACAGACTCCGCGCTCGGGGCTACGCAGGCAAGAAACTGGAGGAGAACCTGCAGTGCGAGATTTTCCAGACCATT CTGGACGAGGCACGCGAGGCCTACGACAACGGAATCGTGTTCGAATTGCCCAGCAACACACCTGAAGATATGGAGGATAACCTGGACAGAATATGCAGCTGGATAGAACAGTGGCGCAGCGCAGGCCAGTAG